The Borrelia sp. HM sequence TGAATTGAATTTAAAATTATTAAAAATGAAAGAATATATTACTTATTTATTGAAATAAATTTAAATTTGATTTTAATCATATTTTATGACTGATTGTTTTTCAAATTTTGATTTTCTAAGAAATCTTTTATTTTTTTTGCTGTTTTGATATTTGTATTTACCTTGCTTGCTATTTCATCTTCACTTAAAAGAGAGATATCTTTTTGTGTGCCAAGCATTTTTAAAATGGTTTTGGATTTTTGTTCTCCAATTCCTTTGATCTTACTGTAATTCAATTTTATATTGCTTCGTAACTTTTTATTAAAACCATTTGCTCTTCTGTGAGCCTCATCTCTAACGTTTTGTAATATTTTAAGAGCAGAATTTCCCTCAGGAAGTTTAATACCTTGTGTTTTATTTGGTAAAAATATCATTTCTTCTTTTTTTGCTAGTGCACAAATAGCAACTTTATCTTTAATTCTTAATTTTTTTAAAATATCATAAGCGGCATTTAATTGCCCTTTCCCTCCATCTATTAGTACTAGATCGGGCAATTCTTCTGATTTTTCATTAATAAGTTTTGAATATCTTCTTGATACAACTTCTTTTATTGCCTTAAAGTCGTCAATTTCACCATGATTTAATGAGTTGATCTTATAAACTCTATAACCATCTTTAAAAGGTTTGCCCATTTTAAAGGTAATAAGTGATGCTACTGTATTGTATCCATTAAGATGAGCAACATCAAATCCTTCAATTGTCTTTGGTAATTTTGTCATCTCAAGGATGATCTTTAGGTTTTCTAGTGATTGATTTTGTTCATTACTATATTCTCTTAGTGCGATTTCTGCATTAGAAATTGCCATTTCCATTATTTTTGTAGTGTTTGGAGTTTCTTCGTGAACTATATCAGGTTTTATATCTTTAAATTCATTAATCAATTTTATTATATTTTCAGTTTCGATCTTTTTAAAGATATAGATCTTATCAGGTACTATCATGTTTAGAGATGTATAGTATTGTGTTATAAATATTGATATTAACTCACCCTCGTCATATATACTTTTATCGAAATTTATGTCTTTTTCTACTAATTTTCCGTCTCTGTATTTAAGTATTACAATAACATTTAGGTTATCTGTCTTATGAATATATACATAGTCTGTACTAATTTTATTCATTCTTGTAATTATTTGTGTTTGACTTATTTCCATTAATGATTTTTTAGTTTCTTTTAACTTTATTGCTGTTTCAAAATCTTCTTTTTTAATTACTGCTTGCATTTGTATTTCAATTTCATCTAAAAGTTTGGATATATTACCATTTAATATATGTTTTATTTTTTCTACTTCTTTTTTGTATTCTTCTTCAAGATCTTCTCTGTGACATACTCCAAGGCATTGATTCATATGAAAATAAAAACAGGGATTTTTTGATTTTTTTTTGCATTTTCTAGTTTTAAATATTTTGTTGATGAGGTCTAATACTAAATCTAAATTTTTTGTATTAACATATGGTCCAAAATATTCGCTTCCGTCATTTATTATTTTTCTAGTTTTAAAGATTCTTGGGTACTTTTCACAAGTTATCCTTATCATAGGATATCCTTTGTCATCTTTTAACTTAATATTGTAATCTGGCTTGTATTTTTTAATTAAGTTACATTCTAATAATAAAGCTTCATATTCACTATTTGTAGTAATTATTTCTATATTTGCTACATTGTTCATTAGTATTTTTGTTTTATGGCTAATTCTTTCTATAAAATAGTTTTTTACTCTTGCTCTTAAGTTTTTTGCTTTTCCTATGTATAATATTTTATTATTTTGTGAATACATCTTGTAACAGCCACTTGTTGTTGGAAATTCTTGTACTTTATTATATAACTTGTTTAAGTATTCTTGCATTCTATGTCTATTACTTGCCTTTAGATAATCATTTTATTTTTGTGCTATAATACTAAATTATATTTGAATTATTGTATATTTTTAGTTTTTTATGTTAAAAAAGATAAAGGTCTATAATGAGATTGTTTTTTATATTTCCCCTATTTTGTTTGTATGTTTCTAGTGTTTTTTCTCAAGAGCTTAAGTTAATTCTTAATTCTAAAGATGGATTTAAATTTATTCAGGAAGCTCATAATATTAGCTTTGCACGAGATAGTCGGGGCATTCTTGGGATTTATTTGGATAGATATAAGGGAATTTCAGATTTTGATAATATTGATTTGAGATTAGAAATGGGAAATAATAATATTATCAATGATGCTGCTTTAAATTATTTTGTTGATGCAAAAAATGCAAAGATTTCAAATTTTTTTCATAATATTTCAGGAAGTTCTTTAATTTTTTATTCAGGTCGCAATACTGTTAAACTTCAACCATTAACTAAAAAGGCTTTATTTTATTCTGGTAATATAATTTCTGATTTTACTATTCAGTTTTGGGCTTATCGTTCTACTTCTGTTACTGGAGAAGTTATTGTAAATTGGAACGGATATAAAAATGTTAAGGGTGTTTGGTTAGATCAAGCTATTCGTTTAGAGAGTGAAGGCGGTACTTTCATTTGGAATTTTAATAATGTGTTTTTAAATGATAATGGAGCACCAGTTAAGATTAAGATGAGAAGTTATGATGATTTTATCCCAAAAGAATGGCATTTGCATACTATTAGGTATAGGCAAAAAGATGGTTTATTGGAATATTTAATAGATTCTAAGCCTCAAGCTATAGAATATGTTACTGCTGATAAAACAGAAGGTGCTGGCTATTTATTAAATATTGGTGATTTTATTGATTTTACATTGGGACAATATTTTACGGGAGCTATTGAAAATTTTGAAATTCATAAAAGTTTTGAAGAAGTGCATAATGCTTTCTTTTCAAAGAGCAAAGGATATATTGTTACAGAACCAATAAAGTTGTCCAAAGATTATTCTCAAATTTTATCTATTGAATTTGATAGTGTAAAACCAAAAGATACAGATATTGTTTATTATTATAAGTTAGATAATAAAATATTTTATGGAAAAGATGAAAATGGACAGATAAAAAAGAATTTAACAGGAGATTGGATTCATTTTGATCCTAAAAATGGATTGCCTAAATTTAATACATCAAAGTATATTCAAATTAAAGTCGAATTTTATCCAAGTGGTATTCCTTTAGAAAGTCCAGCTCTTTATAATATGGTTATAACTTATACACCTGAGGCTGCTCCTTTCCCTCCTTTAGTAACAAAAGCCGTTCCTGGATCTGGTGAAATATTGCTTGAATGGTTTCCTGTTAATAATAATAATATTGGAGGTTATTATATTTATATTGGTGTTAGCCCTGGCAATTATCATGGTAGAGTTGGCAGTTTTTTATCATCTCCTATTGATGTTGGAAATCAAACCTATTTTAAAATTACAGGTCTTGAGAATGGAAGACTTTATTATATTAGTGTTGCTTCTTATAATTTAGATAAGAGTGTTAATGCAGCTTCTTTCTCAAAAGAGATTTCCGTAAGACCTATGGAGCTTTTTGAGCAATATGAGTAGCTTGAATTTTGAAAAAGCCTTTGAGCTTTATAAAAAAGGTGATTTGAAAAATGCACTTTTAAATTTGGATGTTTTTGATGATAGCTTTGATGTTTTATCTCTTAAATCTTTAATCTATTTTAGATTGAAAGATTATAAGGCACTTCTTTATATATTAGATACTTATCCTGTTTTAAGTGAATATAGTTTTTTAGTTAAAATTTTACATTATGGTAAGTTTGATGGTAAGGAAGAAGAATTGAGTTATTTTCAAAATTATAATCTTGGAGTTTTTTATTTTGGATTAAAAGATTATGAGAAGTCTTTAAATTGTTTTTTAAAAGCCAACAAACAAAATTCTAAGTTTATTCAAGCCATTAATAATGCCTCTATTGTTCTTGAGATACTGGGTAGAAGAGATGAGGCTATTGAGATGATTATTAGGGCTGCTGATGTGGATAAAAATAATGCTCTTGTTAAGTTAAATGCTTGGTTTTTAGAAAAAAATTATATCTTTGAAAAAGAGGAACCATTAAAGATAGATGAGAGCTTTTCAGAAGTTAACCTTGCTCTTATTGTTAATTATTTAATGTATTATCTTTATTATATTAAAGATATAGGTGGTGCAATTAAACTTTCTGAGCAATTTTTAACAGATTCAAGTTATTCTAAGTATATTTGGCATAATAGAGCAACTATTTTGCATAAGATAGGTAGTATGACACAAGCCACTCAATCTTATGTGAAAGCTATTTTAAATTTTCCTAATATTTACACAATATATAATATGCATATTGCTACAATAAAACTGTTAAATTTTTCTCCTAGAAAATCTATTGAGAGGATGGTATCAGATTATTCTGATATGGATTCAGTTTATTTTTACGCGTTCTTATTTTTTCTAAGAAATCGAGAACTCGAAGATGCTTATTTTTATCTGAAAAAGCTTTGTGAACTTAAACCAGATATTTATTCTAATTTTTTAGGTTTGATTGAAGCTAGAGAAGATATTTTGATTGAAGAGCTCTTAGATGAGTTTGCAATGGCTTTAAAAGATAAGTGGGTGCTTGAATATCAATTTTTTATTGACAATTCCTTAAATTTAAGAGATCCTGTGTTTGTATTTAGTTATGAAAATAGAATTTGTCCTTATATTTGGAAAATTAAAGATGAACATATTGAGCTTAGAGCTAGCAATAGTGAGGTAGAAATTACCAAAAAAATTTTTTCAGATGAGCTTATGTGTATAAAATTTGATGTTACAATTAAAGAGTTTAAAGATTTAATAAAAGCTTATATAGATTTTAAGAACAATTGTTAATATTAAAACTTATTTTATTGACAATATGATGACTCTGATATACTATTTTGATATATACTTACTTATTGGTATATCGTAAGGAGAGATGCCAGAGTGGCCGAATGGGGCTTCCTGCTAAGAAGTTGTCCTTCTAAAAGAGGGACCATGGGTTCGAATCCCATTCTCTCCGTAGGGAGTTTTTGCTAAGATTTATCTTGACAAAGGTTTCTTAGATTTATTAGTATTTATATTAATTTAGGAGAGGTGGCAGAGTGGTTGAATGCTACGGTCTTGAAAACCGTCGTAGGGTAACCTACCGTGAGTTCGAATCTCACCCTCTCCGTCATTAGTTCATAATGATTTAATTGTATAATTAGTTTTTAATTCTCAGTATTTTGATCGATTGGGAATGTAAATTCAGTCTTTCCTTCAGCTCGTGCACGAATTACTAGGGGATCATAAAATATTACTACCTTATTATTTTTAAAATAGTATTTATATTGTCTAAAGATCTCTTCAAATTCTTTTTCAAATTCAGGGTTATCCTTAGAATTAATTGTGAATTTTATAAATTCTGTTTTCACTTGTTCTTTTAGTACTTGCATTAAAGAGTCTAATTGGTCTTTAGAAATTATATCTGATAGTTTTATTTTTTCTTTTCCTCTTAAGTTAATTGGATGATATGTTGTCAGTCCGTTTGCATCATATTTGTTTATTAAATATTGAGAATATAGAATTGATGTTATTTTTAGAGCTGAGTTTTTAAATATTTCAAAGTCAGCGTAATAGAAAGGTTCATAGTTATATTTTTTTGTTTCCCTTGTTTTAAGGAATTCAGTTTCGTTATAAGCTTTCCATTTTGTTATAAGCTCTTCAAATCCAAGATCTAAACCTTCTATGGTAGGAATTTGAGCATCTATTTGAAAAATATTATTATTTGGGTCGGTAACTGTTTCTTTGATAATTTTTGTTTCAATATTAATATCAGTGCTTTCTGTTTTTTTTTCATTTTTTTGACATGATATGAATATGAACAATGAAAATATTGCTATTATGATTGAAAGCTTGCTTGTCATTTATTACTCCTTTTTATGTACGAATTTCATGTTTTAGTTTTTACTAATTGTAATAAATAATAATTTTTATTACAATTGAAGTAAAATATTGTTTGTGCCCGTAGCTCAGTTGGATAGAGCATTAGATTGCGATTCTAAAGGTCAGAGGTTCAAGTCCTCTTGGGCACGGAAATTTATTAATTTTGGAGAGATGGCCGAGTGGCTGAAGGCGCACGCTTGGAAAGCGTGTATACATGAAAATGTATCATGGGTTCGAATCCCATTTTCTCCGTTTCCTAGGACCCGCACTATTGAGTGTTGCCTAATCCCGTCAGGACTGGAAGGTAGCAGCGGTAAGCAATTATTTGATGAGTGCGTAAGTCTTAGGATAAATTTAATTTGCTTTAAGTAAACATATGTATTTTTATAAAAAGTTAATATTTAATCAAAATATTCATGTTATATTATATTTTATTTAGTAATAATTTTTCTTGTTTAAATTATTTTGCTTTTATAAGTTTAGAGCTAAAATAAAATTATCATTTAATGTGTGGGGATAATGGTGTGATATCTGCAAGAGGTACTGCTATTAAGAGGCGTCCCAGAGATTTT is a genomic window containing:
- the uvrC gene encoding excinuclease ABC subunit UvrC — translated: MQEYLNKLYNKVQEFPTTSGCYKMYSQNNKILYIGKAKNLRARVKNYFIERISHKTKILMNNVANIEIITTNSEYEALLLECNLIKKYKPDYNIKLKDDKGYPMIRITCEKYPRIFKTRKIINDGSEYFGPYVNTKNLDLVLDLINKIFKTRKCKKKSKNPCFYFHMNQCLGVCHREDLEEEYKKEVEKIKHILNGNISKLLDEIEIQMQAVIKKEDFETAIKLKETKKSLMEISQTQIITRMNKISTDYVYIHKTDNLNVIVILKYRDGKLVEKDINFDKSIYDEGELISIFITQYYTSLNMIVPDKIYIFKKIETENIIKLINEFKDIKPDIVHEETPNTTKIMEMAISNAEIALREYSNEQNQSLENLKIILEMTKLPKTIEGFDVAHLNGYNTVASLITFKMGKPFKDGYRVYKINSLNHGEIDDFKAIKEVVSRRYSKLINEKSEELPDLVLIDGGKGQLNAAYDILKKLRIKDKVAICALAKKEEMIFLPNKTQGIKLPEGNSALKILQNVRDEAHRRANGFNKKLRSNIKLNYSKIKGIGEQKSKTILKMLGTQKDISLLSEDEIASKVNTNIKTAKKIKDFLENQNLKNNQS
- a CDS encoding fibronectin type III domain-containing protein, which gives rise to MRLFFIFPLFCLYVSSVFSQELKLILNSKDGFKFIQEAHNISFARDSRGILGIYLDRYKGISDFDNIDLRLEMGNNNIINDAALNYFVDAKNAKISNFFHNISGSSLIFYSGRNTVKLQPLTKKALFYSGNIISDFTIQFWAYRSTSVTGEVIVNWNGYKNVKGVWLDQAIRLESEGGTFIWNFNNVFLNDNGAPVKIKMRSYDDFIPKEWHLHTIRYRQKDGLLEYLIDSKPQAIEYVTADKTEGAGYLLNIGDFIDFTLGQYFTGAIENFEIHKSFEEVHNAFFSKSKGYIVTEPIKLSKDYSQILSIEFDSVKPKDTDIVYYYKLDNKIFYGKDENGQIKKNLTGDWIHFDPKNGLPKFNTSKYIQIKVEFYPSGIPLESPALYNMVITYTPEAAPFPPLVTKAVPGSGEILLEWFPVNNNNIGGYYIYIGVSPGNYHGRVGSFLSSPIDVGNQTYFKITGLENGRLYYISVASYNLDKSVNAASFSKEISVRPMELFEQYE
- a CDS encoding DUF3298 domain-containing protein; its protein translation is MTSKLSIIIAIFSLFIFISCQKNEKKTESTDINIETKIIKETVTDPNNNIFQIDAQIPTIEGLDLGFEELITKWKAYNETEFLKTRETKKYNYEPFYYADFEIFKNSALKITSILYSQYLINKYDANGLTTYHPINLRGKEKIKLSDIISKDQLDSLMQVLKEQVKTEFIKFTINSKDNPEFEKEFEEIFRQYKYYFKNNKVVIFYDPLVIRARAEGKTEFTFPIDQNTEN